From Saccopteryx leptura isolate mSacLep1 chromosome 3, mSacLep1_pri_phased_curated, whole genome shotgun sequence, one genomic window encodes:
- the LOC136399373 gene encoding leukocyte-associated immunoglobulin-like receptor 1 gives MSPFPTTLLGLVLCLGHKIHMQDRAPPTPSIRAEPGSVIPQGRPVTIVCQGPTRADVFPLESKDGRTAYKNDKIEHHHWSQGTEARFRIPAVTEDTAGHYR, from the exons ATGTCACCCTTTCCCACCACCCTGCTGGGCCTCG TGCTCTGTCTGGGCCACAAGATCCACATGCAGGACA GGGCCCCGCCCACACCCTCCATCAGGGCTGAGCCAGGGTCTGTGATCCCTCAGGGACGGCCTGTGACCATCGTGTGTCAGGGCCCCACTCGGGCTGACGTGTTCCCCCTGGAGAGCAAGGATGGAAGAACTGcttataaaaatgacaaaatcgAGCATCATCAttggtcacagggaacagaagcCAGATTCCGCATCCCCGCCGTGACTGAGGACACTGCTGGGCATTATCGCTGA